The following proteins are co-located in the Solanum pennellii chromosome 1, SPENNV200 genome:
- the LOC107014003 gene encoding TLC domain-containing protein 2, producing MAMGSGFNQETKTGAFFMATLLIWVFSVLWEILINKRTKLFPIVLSFIFYQSANWVIPKLLRIHDRLFVNTCVSLLHSSTTSASVLFILVNQSMISNGVNVNQMFEHSQLVEHTWTWAFTALCFSCGYFAYDQLDMLLHRLYSGWIPSILLHHFLLLICFTLALYRNVAINYLILTLICELHSVFLHLRKVRRMAGFRDCNGSIFVKVEWVLNWTTFVLARVVSHILITVKLIRDASKFDKGGVELPLALFGMAGMNLLNTFLGIDLFKAYRREMNPQRSRKNHHD from the coding sequence ATGGCGATGGGAAGTGGGTTTAACCAAGAAACCAAAACTGGGGCATTTTTCATGGCCACACTGCTCATCTGGGTTTTCTCAGTTTTGTGGGAAATACTAATTAACAAGCGCACCAAACTGTTCCCAATCGTTCTGAGTTTCATTTTCTACCAATCCGCCAATTGGGTCATCCCCAAATTGCTCCGAATTCACGATCGCCTCTTCGTCAACACATGTGTATCTCTTCTCCATTCATCCACTACATCTGCTTCAGTGCTCTTCATTTTGGTCAATCAGTCGATGATTTCAAATGGGGTAAATGTAAATCAGATGTTTGAACATTCACAGCTTGTTGAACATACATGGACATGGGCATTTACAGCTTTATGCTTTTCGTGTGGTTATTTTGCTTACGATCAATTGGATATGCTCTTACATCGATTGTACAGTGGATGGATTCCTTCGATTCTATTGCATCATTTCTTACTCCTCATCTGCTTCACACTTGCCTTGTATCGAAATGTCGCAATCAATTACCTCATTCTTACTCTCATTTGTGAGCTGCATTCTGTGTTTCTACATCTGCGTAAGGTGCGGAGAATGGCGGGTTTTCGTGATTGCAATGGCAGCATTTTTGTAAAAGTAGAATGGGTTCTCAACTGGACAACTTTCGTTCTAGCAAGAGTTGTATCTCATATTCTCATTACTGTTAAGCTGATAAGAGATGCTTCGAAGTTTGATAAGGGTGGTGTGGAGCTCCCTCTTGCCCTTTTCGGTATGGCTGGGATGAATTTGCTTAATACTTTCTTAGGAATTGATCTCTTTAAAGCTTACAGGAGAGAGATGAATCCTCAGAGGAGTCGTAAAAATCATCATGATTGA
- the LOC107002086 gene encoding uncharacterized GPI-anchored protein At5g19250-like, producing the protein MAFLPRYLLLSLLLLNSLLFSFVKSDDEEDNLFRSINSYRTSLNLTTLRENDKAKCLADEMADQFKDQPCTNTTGANTVPGTEPQFSDYPNLLSKCKLNVTTTRDAAIMPACVPNLVPDLVLSNYTMSQYASSLNDTKFTGVGIGSDDNWIVVILTTNNLEGSFTPDNSSANVLFQLGLISQAVFLLVTFLLLL; encoded by the exons ATGGCGTTTCTTCCACGTTATCTTTtactttctcttcttcttctcaatTCCCTTCTCTTCTCCTTTGTCAAATCTGACG ATGAGGAAGACAACCTTTTTAGAAGTATTAACAGCTACAGGACATCCCTAAATTTGACAACTCTGCGCGAGAATGACAAAGCAAAATGCCTTGCTGATGAAATGGCTGACCAATTTAAAGATCAACCCTGTACCAACACAACAGGCGCCAATACTGTACCTGGCACTGAACCTCAGTTCTCTGACTATCCTAATCTACTATCCAAGTGCAAATTGAACGTCACAACCACCAGAGATGCAGCGATAATGCCTGCTTGTGTACCCAACCTTGTCCCAGACCTCGTTCTTTCCAACTACACAATGTCCCAGTATGCTAGTTCTCTGAATGATACCAAGTTTACTGGTGTTGGGATTGGTTCTGACGACAACTGGATAGTCGTAATTTTGACCACAAACAACCTGGAGGGAAGCTTTACACCTGATAATAGTTCAGCAAACGTACTTTTTCAGCTTGGTCTAATCTCTCAGGCAGTCTTTCTCCTTGTGACATTTCTTCTCTTACTGTGA
- the LOC107011843 gene encoding mitogen-activated protein kinase kinase kinase NPK1: MQDFIGSVRRSLVFKPSGDSEIGAGSAFGGFVEKIGSSIRKSSIGIFSKSQVPALPSISKAESSPVKADKKDDNTPIRWRKGEMIGCGAFGRVYMGMNVDSGELLAIKEVSIAMNGASRERAQAHVRELEEEVNLLKNLSHPNIVRYLGTAREVGSLNILLEFVPGGSISSLLGKFGSFPESVIRMYTKQLLLGLEYLHKNGIMHRDIKGANILVDNKGCIKLADFGASKKVVELATMTGAKSMKGTPYWMAPEVILQTGHSFSADIWSVGCTIIEMATGKPPWSQQYQEVAALFHIGTTKSHPPIPEHLSAEAKDFLLKCLQKEPHLRTSASNLLQHPFVTGEHQEARTFLRSSFLGNPENMAAQRMDVRTSTNPDIRATCNGLKDVCDVSTVRCSTVYPENSFGKESLWKLGNSDDDMCQMDNDDFMFGASVKCSSDLHSHANYKSFNPMSEPDNDWPCKFDESHELTKSQANLDFGQATIKPTNSLIMSYKEDAFAFSGGQSAAEDDDELTESKIRAFLDEKAMDLKKLQSPLYEEFLNSMNVSSTPSLAGIGNKENFPSNVNLPPKSRSPKRFLSRRLSTATEGACAPSPVTHSKRISNIGGLGNEAIQEIQSPRNNEWKDPLGSQRDAVNSSFSERQRKWKEELDEELQRKREIMRQAVNLSPPMDPVLSRCRSKSRFASPGR, translated from the exons ATGCAGGATTTCATCGGCTCCGTTCGCCGATCTCTAGTTTTCAAACCCTCCGGCGACTCGGAAATCGGTGCCGGCAGTGCATTTGGAGGTTTCGTTGAGAAAATCGGTTCCAGTATACGTAAATCGAGTATAGGGATCTTCTCCAAGTCTCAAGTTCCTGCTCTTCCGTCTATTTCTAAAGCCGAGTCTTCACCGGTGAAGGCGGATAAGAAAGATGATAATACGCCAATCCGCTGGAGGAAAGGTGAAATGATTGGATGTGGTGCTTTTGGTAGGGTGTATATGGGGATGAATGTTGATTCTGGAGAGCTGCTCGCTATAAAGGAG GTTTCCATTGCGATGAATGGTGCTTCAAGAGAGCGAGCTCAA GCTCATGTTAGAGAGCTCGAGGAAGAAGTGAATCTATTGAAGAATCTCTCCCATCCCAACATAGTG AGATACTTGGGAACTGCAAGAGAGGTGGGATCACTGAATATATTGTTGGAATTTGTTCCTGGTGGCTCAATCTCGTCACTTTTGGGAAAATTTGGATCCTTCCCTGAATCT GTTATAAGAATGTACACCAAACAATTGTTATTGGGTCTGGAATACTTGCATAAGAATGGAATTATGCACAGAGATATTAAG GGAGCAAACATACTTGTCGATAATAAAGGTTGCATTAAACTTGCTGATTTTGGTGCATCCAAGAAGGTTGTTGAATTG GCTACTATGACTGGTGCCAAGTCAATGAAGGGTACTCCATACTGGATGGCTCCTGAAGTTATTCTGCAGACTGGCCATAGCTT CTCTGCTGACATATGGAGTGTCGGATGTACTATTATTGAAATGGCTACTGGAAAGCCTCCTTGGAGCCAGCAGTATCAGGAG GTTGCTGCTCTTTTTCATATAGGGACAACTAAATCCCATCCTCCCATCCCAGAGCATCTGTCTGCTGAAGCAAAGGACTTCCTATTAAAATGTTTGCAGAA GGAACCACACCTGAGGACTTCTGCATCAAATTTGCTACAG CATCCATTTGTTACGGGAGAGCATCAGGAAGCACGCACTTTTCTTCGTTCTTCCTTTCTG GGAAATCCCGAAAACATGGCAGCACAAAGGATGGATGTTAGAACCTC AACCAATCCTGATATCAGAGCTACCTGCAATGGCTTGAAAGATGTTTGCGACGTGAGCACTGTGAGGTGCTCCACTGTATATCCTGAGAATTCATTCGGAAAAGAGTCACTTTGGAAACTAGGGAATTCAGACGATGACATGTGCCAGATGGataatgatgattttatgtttggTGCATCTGTGAAATGCAGTTCAGATTTGCATTCCCATGCTAATTATAAG AGTTTTAACCCGATGTCTGAACCTGATAATGATTGGCCGTGCAAATTCGATGAAAGTCACGAGTTAACGAAAAGTCAAGCTAACCTTGATTTTGGTCAAGCAACTATTAAGCCCACAAATAGCCTCATCATGTCATACAAGGAGGATGCTTTTGCATTTTCAGGTGGGCAATCTGCAGCCGAGGATGATGATGAATTGACGGAGTCTAAAATTAGAGCATTCCTTGATGAAAAG GCAATGGATTTGAAGAAGCTGCAATCGCCACTATATGAAGAATTTCTTAATTCTATGAATGTTTCCAGCACCCCAAGTCTTGCTGGCATTGGGAACAAGGAAAATTTTCCAAGTAATGTTAACTTACCACCAAAAAGTAGGTCCCCAAAACGTTTTCTTAGCAGAAGACTTTCTACTGCCACAGAAGGTGCTTGTGCTCCCAGCCCAGTTACTCACTCCAAGAGAATATCAAATATTGGTGGCTTAGGTAATGAAGCTATTCAGGAAATTCAATCACCAAGGAACAATGAATGGAAAGATCCTCTTGGTTCTCAACGTGACGCTGTCAATTCAAG CTTCTCTGAGAGGCAAAGAAAGTGGAAAGAAGAGcttgatgaagagttgcaaAGGAAACGAG AGATTATGCGTCAGGCTGTCAACTTGTCACCCCCAATGGATCCGGTTTTAAGTCGATGTAGAAGTAAATCAAGGTTTGCATCTCCTGGGAGATAA
- the LOC107006620 gene encoding peroxisomal adenine nucleotide carrier 1-like — protein MALNMESLAEATSGAIGSLLSTTILYPLDTCKTKYQAELRAHGLAKYRNTLDVLLEAISSRQIPSLYQGLGTKNVQSFVSSFIYFYGYDFFKKLYLKKSGFKSIGTRANLVIAVAAGAFTVIITQPLDTAASRMQTSEFGKSKGFWKTLSESTWSEAFDGLGISIILTSNPAIQYTAFDQFKQRMLKGKMKSNREVESSPESLSAFSAFVLGAVSKCFATCITYPLIRCKVMIQAAESEGDAEDEAELKARKTISGSLHAIWKKEGHMGFFKGLQPQILKTVLSSALLLMIKEKISKTTWVLLLAVRRYLFLTRTRLKSS, from the exons ATGGCTTTAAATATGGAGTCTTTGGCTGAGGCAACTTCTGGGGCCATAGGATCTTTGCTAAGCACCACTATATTGTATCCTTTGGATACTTGCAAGACCAAGTATCAAGCTGAACTTCGAGCTCATGGTCTGGCCAAATACAG GAATACTCTTGATGTCTTGTTGGAGGCCATTTCTTCTCGGCAAATTCCTTCACTCTATCAGGGTCTTGGGACAAAGAATGTGCAGTCTTTTGTTTCGTCTTTTATTTACTTCTATGGATATGATTTTTTCAAGAAACTATACTTGAAGAAGAGTGGATTTAAATCCATTGGAACAAGAGCTAACTTAGTAATTGCTGTTGCAGCGGGGGCATTTACAGTCATAATAACCCAG CCTCTAGATACAGCAGCTTCAAGAATGCAAACTAGTGAATTTGGTAAATCGAAGGGATTCTGGAAAACCCTCTCGGAGAGCACTTGGAGTGAAGCATTTGATGGTCTAGGAATATCCATCATTCTCACTTCAAATCCAGCGATTCAG TACACGGCCTTTGATCAATTTAAACAAAGAATGCTGAAGGGGAAGATGAAAAGCAATAGAGAGGTGGAATCAAGTCCAGAATCTCTTTCTGCTTTTTCTGCTTTTGTTTTGGGGGCAGTCTCAAAATGTTTTGCCACCTGCATCACTTACCCGTTAATAAG GTGTAAAGTCATGATACAAGCTGCTGAATCAGAAGGAGATGCAGAGGATGAAGCGGAGTTAAAAGCCCGAAAAACAATCTCTGGATCACTTCATGCCATATGGAAAAAGGAAGGGCACATGGGATTCTTTAAAGGGTTACAGCCTCAGATCCTGAAGACAGTTCTAAGCTCCGCACTGCTGTTGATGATTAAAGAGAAGATCTCAAAAACCACATGGGTTCTGCTATTAGCAGTAAGGAGATATCTGTTCCTAACGAGGACCAGACTAAAGAGCTCTTGA